A portion of the Rhodopseudomonas sp. BAL398 genome contains these proteins:
- the rho gene encoding transcription termination factor Rho, whose product MREMKLQDLKAKTPAELVSFAEELGVENASTMRKQELMFASLKQLAIKETDIIGEGVVEVLSDGFGFLRSPDANYLPGPDDIYVSPSQIRRFGLRTGDTIEGHIRSPKEGERYFALLKVNTLNFEDPEKSKHKVNFDNLTPLFPDERFRLELEDSTRRDLSARVIDIVAPIGKGQRALIVAPPRTGKTVLMQNIAHSITANHPECYLIVLLIDERPEEVTDMQRSVKGEVVSSTFDEPAVRHVQVAEMVIEKAKRLVEHGRDVVILLDSITRLGRAYNTVVPSSGKVLTGGVDANALQRPKRFFGAARNIEEGGSLTIIATALVDTGSRMDEVIFEEFKGTGNSELILDRKVSDKRTFPAIDISRSGTRKEELITDAQLLKKMYVLRRILNPMGTMDAIDFLLDKLRNTKNNAEFFESMNT is encoded by the coding sequence ATGCGGGAAATGAAGCTACAAGACCTCAAGGCCAAGACCCCGGCCGAACTGGTGTCGTTCGCCGAAGAGCTCGGCGTCGAGAACGCCAGCACGATGCGCAAGCAGGAACTGATGTTCGCCAGCTTGAAGCAGCTGGCGATCAAGGAGACCGACATCATCGGCGAGGGCGTGGTCGAAGTGCTGTCCGACGGTTTCGGATTTCTGCGCTCGCCCGACGCGAACTATCTGCCGGGACCGGACGATATCTACGTCTCGCCGTCGCAGATCCGCCGCTTCGGCCTGCGCACCGGTGATACGATCGAAGGGCATATTCGCAGCCCGAAGGAAGGCGAGCGGTATTTCGCTCTGTTGAAGGTCAACACGCTGAACTTCGAGGACCCGGAGAAATCCAAGCACAAGGTCAATTTCGACAATCTGACGCCGCTGTTTCCGGATGAGCGGTTCCGGCTCGAACTCGAAGATTCGACCAGGCGCGATCTGTCGGCGCGAGTGATCGATATCGTGGCGCCGATCGGCAAGGGCCAGCGCGCTTTGATCGTGGCGCCGCCGCGCACCGGCAAGACCGTGCTGATGCAGAACATCGCGCATTCGATCACCGCCAATCACCCGGAATGCTATCTGATCGTGCTGCTGATCGACGAGCGGCCGGAAGAGGTCACCGATATGCAGCGTTCGGTGAAGGGCGAAGTCGTTTCCTCGACCTTCGACGAGCCCGCGGTGCGTCACGTCCAGGTCGCCGAGATGGTGATCGAGAAGGCCAAGCGGCTGGTGGAACATGGCCGCGACGTCGTCATCCTGCTCGACTCGATCACGCGCCTTGGCCGCGCCTACAACACCGTCGTCCCGTCTTCAGGCAAGGTGCTGACCGGCGGCGTCGACGCCAATGCGCTGCAGCGGCCGAAGCGGTTCTTCGGCGCCGCGCGGAACATCGAAGAGGGCGGCTCGCTGACCATCATCGCCACCGCGCTGGTCGATACCGGCTCGCGCATGGACGAAGTGATCTTCGAAGAATTCAAGGGCACCGGCAATTCGGAGCTGATCCTCGACCGCAAGGTGTCGGACAAGCGGACCTTCCCGGCGATCGATATTTCGCGCTCCGGCACCCGCAAGGAAGAGCTGATCACGGACGCTCAGCTGTTGAAGAAAATGTATGTGCTGCGCCGGATCCTCAATCCGATGGGAACGATGGACGCCATCGACTTCCTGCTCGACAAGCTGCGCAACACCAAGAACAACGCCGAATTCTTCGAGTCGATGAATACCTGA
- the hemJ gene encoding protoporphyrinogen oxidase HemJ, producing MVELLYPWLKALHVIAVISWMAGMLYMPRLFVYHCDAEIGSKQSETFKIMERRLYKAIMTPAMVVAWIVGLYIAWDRNFLMEGWFHGKLTLVVLMTVIHFFLGHWVLAFAADRNQHSHKFYRIINEIPTVLMIGAVILVIVKPF from the coding sequence ATGGTTGAACTGCTCTACCCATGGCTGAAGGCGCTGCATGTGATCGCGGTGATTTCCTGGATGGCCGGAATGCTCTACATGCCGCGGCTGTTTGTCTATCATTGCGATGCCGAGATCGGATCGAAACAATCCGAAACTTTCAAGATCATGGAACGGCGGCTATACAAGGCGATCATGACGCCGGCCATGGTGGTTGCCTGGATCGTCGGGCTCTACATCGCCTGGGACCGTAACTTTCTGATGGAAGGCTGGTTTCACGGCAAGCTGACCCTGGTTGTGCTGATGACCGTGATCCATTTTTTTCTGGGTCATTGGGTTTTGGCCTTCGCTGCCGACCGGAACCAGCATAGCCATAAATTCTATCGGATTATCAACGAGATACCGACGGTGTTGATGATCGGCGCGGTGATCCTGGTGATCGTGAAACCGTTCTAG
- a CDS encoding pyruvate, water dikinase regulatory protein, translating to MPTEGSYFHLHLVSDSTGETLITVSRAVAAQYANVSPVEHVYPLVRSQKQLDRVLAEIEEAPGIVLFTLLEKDLVGRLEAKCQEINSPSLSIIGPVMQLFQAYLGSTTTGRVGAQHTLNADYFKRIDALNYSMMHDDGQHVEGLEEADVVLVGVSRTSKTPTSIYLANRGIRTANVPLVAGIAIPHQLETLTKPLVVSLHATPERLIQVRQNRLLSMGAADAGNESYTDRQSVTDEVALARRLSAKYGWPLLEVTRRSIEETAAAIMKLLADRQRQRVQE from the coding sequence ATGCCGACCGAAGGCAGCTATTTTCATCTTCACCTGGTCTCCGATTCGACCGGCGAAACCCTGATCACGGTGTCGCGCGCGGTCGCCGCGCAATACGCCAATGTCTCGCCGGTCGAACATGTCTATCCGCTGGTGCGCAGCCAGAAGCAGCTCGACCGCGTACTCGCGGAAATCGAGGAAGCGCCCGGCATCGTGTTGTTCACGCTGCTGGAGAAGGACCTGGTCGGGCGGCTGGAAGCCAAATGCCAGGAGATCAACAGCCCGAGCCTGTCGATCATCGGGCCGGTGATGCAATTGTTCCAGGCCTATCTGGGCTCCACCACCACCGGCCGGGTCGGCGCCCAGCACACCCTGAATGCCGATTATTTCAAGCGCATCGACGCGCTGAATTATTCGATGATGCATGATGACGGCCAGCATGTCGAAGGGCTGGAAGAAGCCGACGTGGTGCTGGTCGGGGTGTCGCGCACCTCGAAGACCCCGACTTCGATCTATCTGGCCAATCGCGGCATCCGCACCGCCAATGTCCCGCTGGTCGCCGGCATCGCGATTCCCCATCAATTGGAGACGCTGACCAAACCGCTGGTGGTCAGCCTGCATGCTACCCCGGAACGCCTGATCCAGGTGCGGCAGAACCGCCTGCTCAGCATGGGCGCCGCCGACGCCGGCAACGAGTCCTATACCGATCGCCAATCGGTGACCGATGAAGTCGCACTGGCGCGACGGCTGAGCGCGAAATATGGCTGGCCGCTGCTCGAGGTCACGCGCCGCTCGATTGAGGAAACTGCGGCCGCGATCATGAAGCTGCTCGCCGACAGGCAGCGCCAAAGGGTGCAAGAATGA
- a CDS encoding Maf family protein, translating into MTLWLASQPLVLASQSVARQTLLANAGIPFEAVPAAIDERGIAQESGLTSPGEIAALLAQRKADFVSRTHAGRLVLGADQTLALGERSYNKPADRAAATKQLHELAGRRHELHSAIALVRDGETLFAAVTIARMTMRPLSDADLEAYLDAAGDAALTSVGAYQVEGLGVHLFDGIHGDHFTILGLPLLPLLGFLRKQKLLAL; encoded by the coding sequence ATGACATTGTGGCTGGCTTCGCAGCCGCTGGTCCTGGCGTCGCAAAGCGTTGCGCGGCAGACCTTGCTGGCCAATGCGGGAATCCCATTCGAGGCGGTCCCGGCCGCGATCGACGAACGCGGGATCGCACAAGAATCGGGTCTGACCTCGCCCGGCGAAATCGCCGCGCTGCTGGCGCAGCGCAAGGCTGATTTTGTCTCCAGAACCCATGCCGGGCGGCTGGTGCTGGGCGCCGACCAGACCCTGGCGCTGGGCGAGCGCAGCTACAACAAGCCGGCGGATCGCGCCGCCGCCACCAAGCAATTGCACGAACTCGCCGGCCGCCGCCATGAATTGCATTCGGCGATCGCCCTGGTGCGCGACGGCGAGACCTTGTTTGCCGCCGTCACGATCGCCCGGATGACGATGCGTCCGCTCAGCGACGCCGACCTCGAGGCCTATCTGGATGCCGCGGGCGACGCCGCGCTGACGAGCGTCGGCGCCTATCAGGTCGAAGGCCTCGGCGTCCATCTGTTCGACGGCATCCATGGCGATCATTTCACGATTTTGGGTCTGCCGCTGCTGCCGTTGCTTGGATTCCTGCGCAAGCAGAAACTGCTGGCGCTGTAA
- the coaE gene encoding dephospho-CoA kinase (Dephospho-CoA kinase (CoaE) performs the final step in coenzyme A biosynthesis.) — protein MLIIGLTGSIGMGKSTTAKLFAEAGIPVYDADATVHKIYAGEAAPAIEAAFPGTTVDGKVDRAKLSAKVVHDAAAMQRLERIVHPMLRAYHQKFLDDSERAGAPVAVVDVPLLYETGGENRVDIVVVVSTTPEQQRERILARDNMTPEKLDAILARQLPDADKRARADFVVDTSRGLEPVRARIREILAEAAKMPQRRS, from the coding sequence GTGCTGATAATTGGGCTGACCGGCTCGATCGGAATGGGCAAATCCACCACGGCCAAGCTGTTCGCGGAGGCCGGCATCCCGGTTTATGATGCCGACGCCACCGTCCATAAGATCTATGCGGGCGAAGCGGCGCCGGCGATCGAAGCAGCGTTTCCCGGCACCACGGTCGACGGCAAGGTCGATCGCGCGAAGCTCTCCGCCAAGGTGGTGCATGATGCGGCGGCGATGCAGCGGCTGGAACGAATCGTCCATCCGATGCTGCGCGCCTATCACCAGAAATTCCTCGACGATTCCGAACGCGCCGGCGCCCCGGTCGCGGTGGTCGACGTGCCATTGCTGTATGAGACCGGCGGCGAAAATCGGGTCGACATCGTGGTGGTGGTCTCGACCACGCCGGAGCAGCAGCGCGAACGGATTCTCGCGCGCGACAACATGACGCCGGAGAAGCTCGACGCCATCCTGGCGCGGCAATTGCCCGACGCCGACAAGCGCGCGCGCGCCGATTTCGTGGTGGATACCTCGCGCGGATTGGAGCCGGTGCGCGCCCGGATCCGCGAAATCCTCGCCGAGGCTGCTAAGATGCCGCAACGGCGAAGCTGA
- the dnaQ gene encoding DNA polymerase III subunit epsilon, which yields MREIVLDTETTGLDPLRGDRLVEIGCVEIFNRMPTGQTFHRYINPQRDMPAEAFAVHGLSGEFLADKPLFADVVEEFLEFIGDTPLVIHNASFDIGFINAELARMSRPPIPRDRLVDTLTLARRKHPGVSNRLDDLCSRYAVDNSRRTIHGALLDAELLAEVYIDLIGARQSQLILAETQADRTIREGDAPRRQRVTPLAPRLSDEVVAAHRAFVATLGDKPIWTDYFG from the coding sequence ATGCGCGAGATCGTCCTCGATACCGAAACCACAGGCCTCGACCCGCTGCGCGGCGATCGCCTGGTCGAGATCGGCTGCGTCGAAATTTTCAACCGGATGCCGACCGGCCAGACCTTTCACCGCTACATCAATCCGCAACGCGACATGCCGGCCGAGGCCTTCGCGGTGCACGGCCTGTCTGGCGAATTTCTCGCCGACAAGCCGCTATTCGCCGATGTGGTCGAGGAGTTCCTGGAATTCATCGGCGACACGCCGCTGGTGATCCACAACGCCTCGTTCGATATCGGCTTCATCAATGCCGAACTGGCGCGGATGTCGCGACCGCCGATTCCGCGCGACCGCCTGGTCGACACCTTGACGCTGGCGCGACGCAAGCATCCTGGCGTGTCCAATCGGCTCGACGATCTGTGCTCGCGCTATGCGGTCGATAATTCGCGCCGCACCATCCATGGCGCGCTGCTCGACGCCGAATTGCTGGCCGAGGTCTATATCGACCTGATCGGAGCGCGGCAGTCGCAGCTGATTCTCGCCGAGACCCAGGCCGACCGCACGATCCGCGAAGGCGATGCGCCGCGGCGGCAGCGCGTGACGCCGCTCGCGCCGCGGCTCAGCGATGAGGTGGTGGCCGCGCATCGGGCGTTTGTCGCCACACTGGGCGACAAACCGATCTGGACCGATTATTTCGGCTGA
- the secB gene encoding protein-export chaperone SecB has product MTNGNGTPSEGGSPPQLNVLAQYTKDLSFENPNAPASLAPQQQQPAINIQINVGANTTAENEFEVTLSIEGKAEMGETLMFSFELAYAGVFRILNVPPENLHPLVMIECPRLLFPFAREIIASAVRDGGFPPLMLDPVDFVGLYRQNIERQAAAQPAPQTKLS; this is encoded by the coding sequence ATGACCAACGGTAACGGCACTCCTTCCGAAGGTGGATCTCCTCCGCAGCTGAACGTGTTGGCGCAGTACACCAAGGATCTGTCATTCGAAAATCCCAACGCCCCGGCGTCGCTGGCCCCGCAGCAGCAGCAGCCCGCGATCAACATCCAGATCAATGTCGGCGCCAATACCACCGCCGAGAACGAGTTCGAGGTGACGCTGTCGATCGAGGGCAAGGCCGAGATGGGCGAGACGCTGATGTTCAGCTTCGAGCTGGCCTATGCGGGCGTCTTCCGGATCCTCAACGTTCCGCCGGAGAATCTGCACCCGCTGGTGATGATCGAATGCCCGCGGCTGCTATTCCCGTTCGCGCGCGAGATCATCGCGAGCGCGGTGCGCGATGGCGGCTTCCCGCCGCTGATGCTCGATCCGGTCGATTTCGTCGGGCTGTATCGCCAGAATATCGAACGTCAGGCGGCCGCCCAGCCGGCTCCGCAGACCAAGCTGAGCTGA
- a CDS encoding Tim44/TimA family putative adaptor protein, producing the protein MDIYTIIFLALAVFIFLRLRNVLGQRTGSERPPFDRAAARDALQGKQDNNVMPIPGQVIDQTPLAPTADVVPPTDRWKGIAEPGSDLEAGLNAIAAQDSSFDPRHFISGAKGAYEMIVMAFANGDRRALKDLLSSDVYESFEAAIKDREKNEQKTETRFVSIEKSELVGAEVRDRAAQLTVRFVSQMISVTRDKAGAIVDGNPDKVADITDVWTFARDITSRDPNWKLVGTGSAQ; encoded by the coding sequence GTGGATATTTACACCATCATCTTCCTGGCACTCGCGGTGTTTATCTTCCTGCGTCTTCGCAACGTGCTGGGCCAGCGCACCGGAAGCGAGCGCCCGCCGTTCGACCGCGCCGCGGCGCGCGACGCGCTTCAGGGCAAGCAGGACAACAATGTCATGCCGATTCCCGGCCAGGTGATCGATCAGACCCCGCTGGCGCCGACCGCCGATGTAGTGCCTCCGACCGATCGCTGGAAGGGCATCGCGGAGCCGGGCTCGGATCTCGAAGCCGGCCTCAATGCGATCGCCGCGCAGGATTCCTCGTTCGATCCCCGGCATTTCATCTCCGGCGCCAAGGGCGCCTATGAGATGATCGTGATGGCCTTCGCCAATGGCGACCGCCGCGCGCTGAAGGATCTGCTGTCGTCCGACGTCTATGAGAGCTTCGAAGCCGCGATCAAGGATCGCGAGAAGAACGAGCAGAAGACCGAGACCCGCTTCGTCTCGATCGAGAAGTCCGAACTGGTCGGCGCCGAAGTGCGCGATCGCGCGGCGCAGCTGACCGTGCGGTTCGTGTCGCAAATGATCTCTGTCACCCGCGACAAGGCCGGGGCGATCGTCGACGGCAATCCCGACAAGGTCGCGGACATTACCGACGTTTGGACCTTTGCCCGCGACATCACCTCGCGCGATCCGAACTGGAAGCTGGTTGGCACGGGAAGCGCGCAATAA
- a CDS encoding murein transglycosylase A, producing the protein MIAAALLLAPLSGAEARRQHRHHHHHHHHHKSHYPSWPLEIPGAQYSPVSWSAVTGWADDDQLAAFKTFRASCRPIAARRQPSTTSKPLGGSLRAPCRAAISAKIANAAQARRFFERHFRPLEISRLGEADGFVTGYYEPVIEGSRVKTDVYNVPVYRRPSNLFVRGVKPGATGLPNKGQVFRKIGRRKLVPYYDRAEIEDGAIAGRGLEICWLKSQTDLLFTQIQGSARVRLEDGGTVRINYDAHNGLPYTPVGRILIDRNIVPKEEMSMQRIRQWMDANPDGAKELRRQNRSYVFFREVQLSDKDEAVGAQGVPLTPGRSIAVDKSLHVYGTPFFIAGELPLESEQSKTPFHRLMVAQDTGSAIVGPARADLYFGAGNEAGAVAGRIRHKMRFVMLLPNSLDPVAQGRNMPLPKARPSNKIAKTEAASVASAIPLPQARPVAANRPAHRAPSHRRHRSGR; encoded by the coding sequence ATGATCGCAGCGGCGCTGTTGCTCGCGCCCTTGTCGGGCGCCGAGGCCAGACGCCAGCACCGACATCATCATCATCATCATCATCACCACAAGTCGCACTACCCGAGCTGGCCGCTCGAGATTCCCGGCGCGCAATATAGCCCGGTGAGCTGGAGCGCGGTCACCGGCTGGGCCGACGACGATCAGCTTGCGGCCTTCAAGACCTTCCGCGCCAGCTGCCGGCCGATCGCCGCGCGACGCCAGCCGTCGACCACCTCGAAGCCGCTCGGCGGCTCGCTACGCGCGCCCTGCCGCGCCGCCATCTCCGCCAAGATTGCCAATGCGGCGCAGGCTCGCCGATTTTTCGAACGCCATTTCCGGCCGCTGGAAATCTCCCGGCTCGGCGAGGCCGACGGCTTCGTCACCGGTTACTACGAGCCGGTGATCGAGGGCTCCCGCGTCAAGACCGACGTCTACAATGTCCCGGTCTATCGCCGGCCGTCGAACCTGTTCGTCCGTGGCGTCAAGCCTGGCGCCACCGGCCTGCCCAACAAGGGCCAGGTGTTTCGCAAGATCGGCCGGCGCAAGCTGGTGCCGTATTACGATCGCGCCGAAATCGAGGACGGCGCCATTGCCGGGCGCGGCCTGGAAATCTGTTGGCTCAAGAGCCAGACTGATCTGCTATTCACCCAGATCCAGGGCTCGGCGCGGGTCCGGCTCGAGGATGGCGGCACGGTGCGGATCAATTACGACGCCCATAATGGTCTGCCCTACACGCCGGTCGGCCGCATCCTGATCGACCGCAACATCGTGCCGAAAGAAGAGATGTCGATGCAGCGGATCCGGCAGTGGATGGATGCAAATCCGGATGGCGCCAAGGAATTGCGCCGGCAGAACCGCTCCTATGTGTTCTTTCGCGAGGTTCAGCTCTCCGACAAGGACGAGGCGGTCGGCGCCCAGGGCGTGCCGCTGACGCCGGGCCGTTCGATCGCGGTCGACAAATCGCTGCATGTCTATGGCACGCCGTTTTTCATCGCCGGCGAATTGCCGCTCGAATCGGAGCAGTCCAAGACCCCGTTCCACCGGCTGATGGTGGCACAGGACACCGGCTCGGCGATCGTCGGTCCGGCGCGCGCCGATTTGTATTTCGGCGCCGGCAACGAAGCCGGCGCGGTGGCGGGCCGGATCCGGCACAAGATGCGCTTCGTGATGCTGCTGCCGAACAGTCTCGACCCGGTGGCGCAAGGCCGCAACATGCCGCTGCCCAAGGCAAGGCCGTCGAACAAGATCGCCAAGACGGAGGCCGCCAGCGTGGCGTCGGCGATTCCGCTGCCGCAGGCGCGACCGGTCGCGGCCAACCGCCCCGCCCATCGCGCCCCTTCGCATCGCCGCCATCGCAGCGGTCGATGA
- a CDS encoding Smr/MutS family protein — MKRPAPPQPPPPSRRKRGLSEEERALWDAVAKQIKPLRKQQRAVKAAIAPPPAPEPVIAVKRVAPAKPHPRERIARSPLPTPAPPPLAPLGRRERSHLSRGRKEIEGRIDLHGMTQSRAHHALLAFLQRASGDGLTFVLVITGKGRTVGPDSERGVLRRQVPHWLGLPEFRALVVGFEEAHIGHGGEGALYVRVRRAR; from the coding sequence ATGAAGCGTCCTGCGCCGCCCCAACCGCCGCCGCCGTCACGCCGTAAGCGCGGTCTGAGCGAGGAAGAGCGCGCGCTGTGGGACGCCGTCGCCAAACAGATCAAGCCACTGCGCAAGCAGCAACGCGCGGTGAAAGCCGCAATCGCGCCGCCGCCCGCGCCAGAGCCGGTGATCGCGGTCAAGCGCGTCGCACCGGCGAAGCCGCATCCGCGCGAGCGAATCGCAAGGTCGCCGCTGCCGACACCCGCACCGCCGCCGCTGGCCCCGCTGGGTCGCCGCGAGCGCTCGCATCTGTCGCGTGGCCGCAAGGAGATCGAGGGCCGCATCGATCTGCACGGCATGACGCAGTCACGCGCCCATCATGCGCTGCTGGCGTTCTTGCAGCGCGCCAGCGGCGACGGTCTGACTTTCGTGCTGGTGATCACCGGCAAGGGCCGCACGGTCGGGCCCGATTCCGAACGCGGCGTGTTGCGCCGGCAGGTGCCGCACTGGCTCGGCCTGCCCGAATTCCGCGCGCTGGTGGTCGGATTCGAGGAAGCCCATATCGGCCATGGCGGCGAAGGCGCGCTCTATGTCCGGGTGCGGCGGGCAAGGTAG
- the hslU gene encoding ATP-dependent protease ATPase subunit HslU has product MTDFSPREIVSELDRFIVGQHDAKRAVSIALRNRWRRLQLEGSLREEVLPKNILMIGPTGVGKTEIARRLAKLANAPFIKVEATKFTEVGYVGRDVEQIIRDLVEVAIAQVRQRKRKDVEARAQIAAEDRVLDALVGPGSGPATRDSFRKKLRAGELNDKEIEIETQAGGSPMFEIPGVPGGQIGAISIGDIFGKMGGRTKTRRLTVEDSHELLVNEESDKLLDDDKLVQEAIHVVENNGIVFLDEIDKICVRDGRSGGDVSREGVQRDLLPLIEGTTVSTKHGAVKTDHILFIASGAFHIAKPSDLLPELQGRLPIRVELDALTRDDMRRILTEPEASLIKQYVALLQTEGVTLDITPEAIDALADVAVAVNSSVENIGARRLQTVMERVLDEISFVAPDRNGETIQIDADYVQKHVGDLAKNADLSRFIL; this is encoded by the coding sequence ATGACCGACTTTTCCCCCCGTGAAATCGTTTCCGAACTCGACCGCTTCATCGTCGGCCAGCACGACGCCAAGCGCGCGGTGTCGATCGCGCTGCGCAACCGCTGGCGGCGGCTGCAACTCGAAGGCAGCCTGCGCGAGGAGGTGTTGCCGAAGAACATCCTGATGATCGGCCCGACCGGGGTCGGCAAGACCGAGATCGCGCGCCGGCTGGCCAAGCTCGCCAACGCGCCCTTCATCAAGGTCGAGGCCACCAAATTCACCGAGGTCGGCTATGTCGGCCGCGACGTCGAGCAGATCATCCGCGACCTGGTCGAGGTCGCGATCGCGCAGGTGCGCCAGCGCAAGCGCAAGGACGTCGAGGCCCGGGCCCAGATCGCCGCCGAGGACCGCGTGCTCGACGCGCTGGTTGGACCGGGCTCGGGACCTGCGACGCGGGATTCGTTTCGCAAGAAGCTGCGCGCCGGCGAACTCAACGACAAGGAGATCGAGATCGAGACCCAGGCCGGCGGCTCGCCGATGTTCGAGATCCCCGGCGTGCCGGGCGGCCAGATCGGCGCGATTTCGATCGGCGATATTTTCGGCAAGATGGGCGGGCGCACCAAGACCCGCCGGCTCACGGTTGAGGATTCTCACGAGCTGCTGGTCAACGAGGAATCCGACAAGCTGCTCGACGACGACAAGCTGGTGCAGGAAGCGATCCACGTGGTCGAGAACAACGGCATCGTGTTTCTCGACGAGATCGACAAGATCTGCGTGCGCGACGGCCGCAGCGGCGGCGACGTCTCGCGCGAGGGCGTGCAGCGCGACCTACTGCCCTTGATCGAGGGCACCACGGTCTCGACCAAGCACGGCGCGGTGAAGACCGACCACATCCTGTTCATCGCCTCCGGCGCCTTCCACATCGCCAAGCCGTCGGACCTGCTGCCCGAATTGCAGGGCCGGCTGCCGATCCGGGTCGAGCTCGACGCTTTGACCCGCGACGACATGCGGCGAATCCTGACCGAGCCGGAAGCCTCGCTGATCAAGCAATATGTCGCGCTGCTGCAGACCGAGGGCGTCACCCTCGACATCACGCCCGAGGCGATCGATGCGCTGGCCGACGTCGCGGTCGCGGTCAATTCCAGCGTCGAGAATATCGGCGCGCGGCGGTTGCAGACCGTGATGGAGCGGGTGCTCGACGAAATCTCCTTCGTCGCCCCGGACCGCAATGGCGAGACCATCCAGATCGACGCCGACTATGTGCAAAAGCATGTCGGCGATCTGGCCAAGAACGCCGATCTCAGCCGGTTCATTCTGTAG
- the hslV gene encoding ATP-dependent protease subunit HslV: MNMHPASGEGSPQVWHGTTILTVRKGGTVVIGGDGQVSIGQTVIKSNAKKVRKLGNKGDVIGGFAGATADAFTLFERLEAKLEQYPGQLTRAAVELAKDWRTDRYLRRLEAMMIVADKDVSLVLTGTGDVLEPEAGVMAIGSGGNYALAAARALVDSEKDAETIVRRALDIAADICVYTNRNVTVETL, encoded by the coding sequence ATGAATATGCATCCCGCTTCCGGCGAAGGCTCGCCGCAGGTCTGGCACGGCACCACCATTCTGACCGTCCGCAAGGGCGGAACGGTCGTGATCGGCGGCGACGGCCAGGTCTCGATCGGCCAGACCGTGATCAAATCCAACGCCAAAAAGGTCCGCAAGCTCGGCAATAAGGGCGACGTGATCGGCGGTTTCGCCGGTGCCACCGCCGATGCCTTCACCCTGTTCGAACGGCTGGAGGCCAAGCTCGAGCAATATCCCGGGCAATTGACCCGCGCCGCGGTCGAATTGGCCAAGGACTGGCGCACCGACCGCTATCTGCGCCGGCTCGAGGCGATGATGATCGTCGCCGACAAGGACGTCTCGCTGGTGCTGACCGGCACCGGCGACGTGCTGGAGCCAGAGGCCGGCGTGATGGCGATCGGCTCCGGCGGCAATTACGCGCTGGCGGCAGCGCGCGCGCTGGTCGACTCCGAGAAGGACGCCGAGACCATCGTGCGCCGCGCCCTCGATATCGCTGCCGACATCTGCGTCTACACCAACCGCAATGTCACGGTTGAAACGCTTTAG
- the hisB gene encoding imidazoleglycerol-phosphate dehydratase HisB, with protein MRKATIKRKTKETDIAVAVDLDGTGVSDVSTGIGFFDHMLDLLARHSRIDITVKAVGDLHVDHHHTTEDVGIALGQAVKQALGDMKGITRYASILMPMDETLTRVVIDISGRPVLVFKAEFLRDKIGEFDTELVREWFNAFAGNAGVTLHVETLYGENSHHIAESCFKGLARALRAAVAIDPSAAGEVPSTKGQLGG; from the coding sequence ATGCGCAAGGCGACGATCAAGCGCAAGACCAAGGAAACCGACATCGCGGTCGCGGTCGATCTCGACGGCACCGGCGTCTCCGACGTGTCCACCGGGATCGGCTTCTTCGACCATATGCTGGATCTGCTGGCCCGCCACTCCCGCATCGACATCACGGTGAAGGCGGTCGGCGACCTGCATGTCGACCATCACCACACCACCGAGGATGTCGGCATCGCGCTTGGCCAGGCGGTCAAGCAGGCGCTCGGCGACATGAAGGGCATCACCCGCTACGCCAGCATTCTGATGCCGATGGATGAGACCCTGACCCGGGTCGTCATCGACATTTCGGGCCGGCCGGTGCTGGTGTTCAAAGCCGAGTTCCTACGCGACAAGATCGGCGAATTCGACACCGAGCTGGTGCGCGAATGGTTCAACGCCTTCGCCGGCAATGCGGGCGTGACTTTGCACGTCGAAACCCTATATGGCGAGAACAGCCACCATATCGCCGAATCCTGCTTCAAGGGGTTGGCGCGGGCGCTGCGCGCGGCGGTCGCGATCGATCCGAGCGCCGCGGGCGAAGTGCCATCGACCAAGGGTCAGCTCGGCGGCTGA